Proteins co-encoded in one Streptomyces sp. SLBN-31 genomic window:
- a CDS encoding glycosyltransferase: MKVLHVITGLGVGGAEQQLRLLVRHLPVDCDVVTLTNPGAVADGLVADGVRVTDLGMAGNRDLAALPLLARLIRSGGYDLVHTHLYRACVYGRPAARLAGVRAIVATEHSLGDSQMEGRRLTRGVRSLYLASERLGRSTVAVSPTVAERLRRWGVPAPRIAVVPNGIDLPRFRFDPDRRRRTRRRLGLPDDAYVIGGIGRLAPGKRFNVLVHALARLPLDHWLLLVGGGGEENALRRTAHEAGVADRVLFTGERPYVPDGTPGPDLPSLASAMDVLASPSPEEAFGLAIVEALASGLPVLYASCPAIEDLPPQQSAPARRVPCGVEEFAAAVAATRARGPAPRPVPEAARHYCITRSAAQLMGVYTAAVSPSSPSLQGAPST; the protein is encoded by the coding sequence ATGAAGGTGCTGCACGTGATCACGGGCCTCGGGGTGGGCGGAGCCGAGCAGCAACTGCGGCTGCTGGTACGGCATCTGCCCGTCGATTGCGACGTCGTCACGCTGACCAACCCGGGTGCGGTGGCCGACGGTCTGGTCGCCGACGGGGTGCGCGTCACCGACCTCGGCATGGCCGGCAACCGCGACCTGGCCGCGCTGCCCCTCCTGGCCCGGCTCATCCGCTCGGGTGGCTACGACCTCGTCCACACCCACCTGTACCGCGCCTGCGTCTACGGCCGGCCGGCCGCGCGTCTCGCCGGCGTACGGGCCATCGTCGCCACCGAACACTCCCTGGGCGACTCGCAGATGGAGGGCCGGCGGCTGACGCGCGGGGTGCGTTCCCTGTATCTGGCCAGCGAGCGGCTGGGCCGCTCGACCGTCGCCGTCTCCCCCACGGTCGCCGAGCGCCTGCGCCGCTGGGGCGTCCCGGCGCCCCGGATCGCGGTCGTCCCCAACGGCATCGACCTACCCCGCTTCCGCTTCGACCCCGACCGGCGCCGTCGGACCCGCCGCCGCCTCGGCCTGCCTGACGACGCCTACGTGATCGGTGGCATCGGGCGCCTGGCCCCCGGCAAACGCTTCAACGTCCTCGTCCACGCCCTCGCCCGCCTCCCGCTCGATCACTGGCTGCTGCTGGTCGGCGGGGGCGGCGAGGAGAACGCCCTGCGCCGTACCGCGCACGAGGCCGGCGTTGCCGACCGGGTCCTGTTCACCGGCGAGCGCCCTTACGTGCCCGACGGCACCCCGGGCCCCGACCTGCCCTCGCTCGCCTCCGCGATGGACGTGCTGGCCTCGCCCTCCCCGGAGGAGGCCTTCGGCCTGGCGATCGTCGAGGCCCTGGCCTCCGGACTGCCGGTGCTCTACGCCTCCTGCCCGGCGATCGAGGACCTGCCCCCGCAGCAGTCGGCCCCGGCGCGTCGGGTCCCGTGCGGCGTCGAGGAGTTCGCGGCCGCCGTCGCCGCGACCCGCGCGCGGGGCCCCGCTCCCCGTCCGGTCCCCGAGGCCGCCCGCCACTACTGCATCACCCGCAGCGCAGCCCAGCTCATGGGCGTGTACACGGCCGCGGTGTCCCCGTCGTCCCCGTCTCTCCAGGGAGCCCCCTCGACATGA
- a CDS encoding polysaccharide deacetylase family protein: MAVDSQDTGRRLVPGPVPWVAMYHSVAPCQDDPYRITVTPERLETQLRWFHRRGLRAVSLAELLAARARGEGRDLIALTFDDGYADFVDNALPIMGRWDCGATLFVLPGRLGGSNAWDPRGPRKALLTADGIRHAAAEGVEIGSHGLTHLDLTKADDATLRAEVRDSRAALEELLGGPVAGFCYPYGTIDRRVVGAVRDAGYAYACAIDPGPLTGPYALPRVHVGQNDHAVRLFLKHRLHRLRRRPVGGSR, translated from the coding sequence ATGGCCGTTGACTCCCAAGACACCGGCAGACGACTCGTCCCGGGACCGGTTCCGTGGGTGGCGATGTACCACTCGGTGGCCCCGTGCCAGGACGACCCGTACCGCATCACGGTCACGCCCGAGCGGCTGGAGACGCAGCTGCGGTGGTTCCACCGGCGGGGCCTGAGGGCCGTCTCCCTGGCCGAGCTGCTCGCAGCGCGGGCCCGCGGCGAGGGCCGGGACCTGATCGCGCTGACCTTCGACGACGGGTACGCGGACTTCGTCGACAACGCCCTGCCCATCATGGGCCGTTGGGACTGCGGTGCCACCCTCTTCGTCCTGCCGGGGCGGCTCGGCGGCAGCAACGCCTGGGACCCCAGGGGCCCGCGCAAGGCGCTCCTCACCGCCGACGGCATCCGGCACGCGGCCGCGGAGGGCGTCGAGATCGGCTCGCACGGGCTCACCCACCTCGACCTGACGAAGGCGGACGACGCCACCCTGCGGGCCGAGGTCCGCGACAGCCGGGCCGCGCTGGAGGAGTTGCTGGGTGGCCCGGTCGCCGGGTTCTGCTATCCGTACGGGACGATCGACCGGCGGGTCGTCGGTGCCGTCCGGGACGCCGGTTACGCGTACGCCTGTGCCATCGATCCCGGCCCGCTGACGGGCCCGTACGCCCTGCCCCGCGTCCATGTCGGGCAGAACGACCACGCCGTACGCCTCTTCCTCAAACACCGGCTGCACCGGCTGCGCCGCCGTCCCGTCGGGGGGTCGCGATGA
- a CDS encoding exopolysaccharide biosynthesis polyprenyl glycosylphosphotransferase, with protein sequence MTAKGTVPWPGGQQRDPGFSPVSVMPTRIAAAGFRFPANHPPARPASLVPLLAADVTAAVLGAVAFAGVEQGPLLLALLVATSVLLRPQPPHSASGVLDELPVVCGRIAVTWAALAALVGAYAPAHALSARTLLLGFLLQSTADCASRGLVHWRRRTALLSRPRTALVIGPAATAQRVAAAVLRHPRCGVLPVGIVAERPEGTSGLPVLTSGQEVQRALIQNGVRDVLAVHPSVRTEQGPLLRALAESGCTVWEVDADSPSYATRDQLAGFSCRRLDMGHGPRRGSAGKRLLDVLVSGTLLLLVIPVLLMCAVVLRVSDGPGVVFRQERIGKDGRPFTLLKFRTHRPVDERESATRWSVADEARMSWFCRFLRRTSLDELLQLWNVFWGDMSLVGPRPERPYFVAQFSQRYPGYAARHRMRTGITGLAQINGLRGDTSIEDRARFDNAYIDNWSLWQDVCILLRTAAALVRPTGS encoded by the coding sequence GTGACCGCGAAAGGCACCGTCCCCTGGCCCGGCGGGCAGCAACGGGACCCCGGATTCTCGCCCGTCTCGGTCATGCCCACGCGCATCGCCGCGGCCGGCTTCCGGTTCCCGGCCAACCACCCTCCGGCGCGCCCCGCCTCCCTGGTGCCGCTGCTCGCCGCCGACGTCACCGCCGCCGTCCTCGGCGCCGTGGCGTTCGCGGGCGTCGAGCAGGGCCCCCTGCTGCTGGCCCTCCTGGTCGCCACGTCGGTGCTGCTGCGCCCGCAGCCCCCGCACTCCGCCTCCGGCGTCCTCGACGAACTCCCAGTCGTGTGCGGCCGGATCGCCGTGACCTGGGCGGCGCTCGCGGCGCTCGTCGGGGCGTACGCCCCGGCGCACGCGCTGTCCGCCCGCACCCTGCTGCTGGGCTTCCTGCTCCAGTCGACGGCGGATTGCGCCAGCCGCGGCCTGGTGCACTGGCGCCGGCGCACCGCCCTGCTCAGCCGACCCCGCACCGCCCTGGTCATCGGCCCGGCGGCGACCGCCCAGCGCGTCGCCGCCGCCGTCCTGCGGCACCCGCGCTGCGGGGTGCTGCCGGTCGGGATCGTGGCCGAGCGCCCCGAGGGCACCAGTGGGCTGCCGGTGCTGACGAGCGGTCAGGAGGTGCAGCGGGCGCTCATCCAGAACGGCGTACGGGACGTGCTCGCCGTCCATCCCTCGGTACGGACCGAGCAGGGACCGCTGCTGCGGGCGCTCGCCGAGTCGGGGTGCACGGTGTGGGAGGTCGACGCGGACTCACCGTCGTACGCGACCCGAGACCAGCTCGCCGGGTTCTCCTGCCGACGGCTGGACATGGGGCACGGGCCGCGGCGCGGGAGCGCGGGCAAGCGGCTGCTGGACGTACTGGTCTCCGGGACGCTGTTGCTGCTGGTCATTCCGGTGCTGCTGATGTGTGCGGTGGTGCTGCGGGTCAGCGACGGACCGGGGGTGGTCTTCCGGCAGGAGCGTATCGGCAAGGACGGCCGCCCCTTCACGCTGCTGAAGTTCCGCACCCACCGTCCGGTCGACGAGCGCGAGTCGGCGACCCGCTGGAGCGTGGCCGACGAGGCCCGCATGTCGTGGTTCTGCCGCTTCCTGCGCCGCACCTCGCTCGACGAGCTGCTCCAGCTGTGGAACGTCTTCTGGGGCGACATGAGCCTGGTCGGCCCGCGTCCAGAACGCCCTTACTTCGTCGCCCAGTTCAGCCAGCGCTACCCCGGTTACGCGGCCCGCCACCGGATGCGGACCGGGATCACCGGGCTGGCCCAGATCAATGGTCTGCGCGGCGACACCTCGATCGAGGACCGGGCGCGTTTCGACAACGCGTACATCGACAACTGGTCGCTGTGGCAGGACGTCTGCATCCTGCTGCGCACCGCGGCCGCACTCGTACGGCCGACGGGGAGCTGA
- a CDS encoding GNAT family N-acetyltransferase, with product MTYTSELITDEAVFAGLGPEWGRLHGRCAGATPFQSHAWLHSWWLSYGRRGRLRLLLVRDGGELVAAAPLMRVRRPVPALVPLGAPISDYGDVLLDDGRGEDAVAALTEGLSACARTSLIDLREVRPGGAAERVYDRWQGPRRRVADSLCLELPAVPMAELVARLPSSKAQRVRAKLRKQEELGVERHVVGPGEVDKALQRLLELHELQWQGRKITSEHLRERFREHLVRAVGPMVRSGDAVVTEFRLDDDVVAVDLTLLSPLLAGGYLYGAHPCLRERKADVAVMLLDACARHVRGTLSLLRGDEPYKYHWRPEPVVNQRLLLARRRTTPLLAAALCDVAARQRGKEAVRAVRKWRERGGGGP from the coding sequence GTGACGTACACGAGCGAACTGATCACCGACGAGGCCGTCTTCGCCGGGCTCGGCCCGGAGTGGGGGCGGCTGCACGGCCGGTGTGCCGGCGCGACGCCCTTCCAGAGCCATGCCTGGCTGCACTCCTGGTGGCTGTCGTACGGCAGGCGCGGGCGGCTGCGTCTGCTGCTCGTGCGGGACGGCGGTGAGCTCGTCGCCGCCGCTCCCCTGATGCGGGTGCGCCGGCCCGTGCCCGCTCTGGTGCCGCTCGGCGCGCCGATCTCGGACTACGGCGACGTGCTGCTGGACGACGGGCGCGGTGAGGACGCGGTCGCCGCGCTCACCGAGGGCCTGTCCGCCTGCGCCCGGACCTCGCTGATCGACCTGCGCGAGGTGCGGCCCGGCGGGGCGGCCGAGCGTGTGTACGACCGCTGGCAGGGCCCCCGGCGCCGGGTGGCCGACTCGCTGTGCCTGGAGCTGCCCGCCGTGCCCATGGCCGAGCTGGTGGCCCGGCTGCCGTCGTCGAAGGCCCAGCGCGTGCGGGCCAAGCTGCGCAAGCAGGAGGAGCTCGGCGTCGAACGGCATGTGGTGGGGCCGGGCGAGGTGGACAAGGCGCTGCAGCGGCTGCTGGAGCTGCACGAACTGCAGTGGCAGGGGCGGAAGATAACGTCCGAGCATCTGCGGGAGCGGTTCCGTGAGCATCTGGTGCGGGCGGTCGGGCCGATGGTGCGTTCGGGGGACGCGGTCGTCACCGAGTTCCGGCTCGACGACGACGTGGTGGCCGTCGACCTGACCCTGCTGTCCCCGCTGCTGGCGGGCGGCTACCTGTACGGCGCCCATCCATGTCTGCGTGAACGCAAAGCGGACGTGGCGGTGATGCTGCTCGACGCCTGCGCCCGGCACGTCCGCGGCACGCTGAGCCTGCTGCGCGGCGACGAGCCGTACAAGTACCACTGGCGGCCCGAACCCGTCGTCAACCAAAGGCTGTTGCTGGCCCGGCGGCGCACCACCCCGCTGCTGGCCGCGGCCCTCTGCGACGTGGCCGCGCGGCAGCGGGGCAAGGAAGCCGTGCGGGCCGTGCGGAAGTGGAGGGAGCGCGGTGGCGGCGGGCCTTGA
- a CDS encoding lipopolysaccharide biosynthesis protein, translating to MTETLTAHRSPAAARSRTLPPWTLIAAGILAGGLLGGGYGLVKPPTYTATSYVVAVPTSKSDPASALGFAQAYGRVATQLAVLGNAQVWAGVPVRTLQSSVQAATSPDAPMVAITATSSRPGLAADMANAVSRALTQHSADTRSETNVELQQFARAARPTAPSSASPAVTGLVGASAGGLLGGLVLLVRPRRTADGSGHALSLPSPAVAAEAHGQL from the coding sequence ATGACTGAAACCCTCACCGCCCACCGCAGTCCGGCCGCCGCCCGCTCCAGGACCCTGCCGCCCTGGACCCTGATCGCTGCCGGCATCCTCGCCGGCGGCCTCCTCGGCGGCGGTTACGGCCTGGTGAAGCCGCCGACGTACACGGCCACCAGTTACGTCGTCGCCGTACCGACCTCGAAGTCCGACCCGGCGTCCGCGCTGGGCTTCGCGCAGGCCTACGGCCGGGTCGCCACCCAGCTCGCGGTGCTGGGGAACGCGCAGGTGTGGGCGGGCGTACCGGTGCGGACGCTGCAGTCCAGCGTGCAGGCGGCGACCTCGCCGGACGCCCCGATGGTCGCCATCACGGCCACCTCCTCCCGGCCCGGCCTGGCCGCCGACATGGCCAACGCAGTCTCGCGCGCCCTGACCCAGCACTCCGCCGACACCAGGAGCGAGACCAACGTCGAGCTCCAGCAGTTCGCCCGGGCCGCCAGGCCGACCGCGCCCTCCTCCGCCTCACCGGCGGTGACCGGCCTGGTCGGCGCGAGCGCGGGCGGCCTGCTCGGCGGCCTGGTGCTGCTGGTCCGGCCCCGCCGCACGGCCGACGGATCCGGACACGCCCTGTCCCTGCCGTCCCCCGCCGTCGCCGCCGAAGCCCACGGCCAGCTGTGA
- a CDS encoding glycosyltransferase family 4 protein — MHLPAPDPRPRVLHITQPVEGGVARVVTDLTRAQLAAGLRVSVACPASRLADELRSLGAEVHHWGATRSPGPTLVREVRRLVRVVARVRPDLVHAHSAKAGLAGRLAVRGRVPTVFQPHAWSFEAVDGGMAALALRWERWGARWASRVVCVSEAERATGARAGIAARWAVVPNGIDPGRFHPAAVDTVRAALLPDADPAALLVVCVGRLCRQKGQDVLLDAWHTVQDRVPEARLVLVGDGPDHDELRSRASKSVDFAGAVPDAAPWYQAADLVVLPSRWEGMALAPLEAMACARPVVLTDVDGARESLPPALRPARGPLKTPANRAPVSTPGPPGSRSGHRSPATRTVSSGPDSAPGRPGPGASSRDPGAASAAGRHGGPASDSGSPAAVPRCLVPPGDPGELADAVSSLLLDPLLRESLGHLGRRHVLSTHDVRHTAEAVADVYRDLLGGVSDAAAVPSEYRESIHS, encoded by the coding sequence ATGCACCTGCCAGCACCCGACCCCCGACCCCGGGTCCTGCACATCACGCAGCCGGTGGAGGGCGGGGTCGCCCGTGTCGTGACGGACCTGACGCGGGCCCAGCTCGCGGCCGGTCTGCGTGTCTCGGTCGCCTGCCCCGCGAGCCGTCTCGCCGACGAACTGAGGTCGCTGGGCGCCGAGGTACACCACTGGGGGGCGACCCGTTCACCGGGCCCGACACTCGTTCGAGAGGTACGCCGACTGGTGCGAGTGGTCGCCAGGGTGCGCCCCGATCTGGTGCACGCGCACAGCGCGAAGGCAGGGCTGGCCGGGCGGCTCGCGGTGCGCGGGCGCGTCCCCACGGTGTTCCAGCCGCACGCCTGGTCGTTCGAGGCGGTCGATGGGGGCATGGCGGCGCTGGCGCTGCGCTGGGAGCGGTGGGGGGCGCGCTGGGCGTCCCGGGTGGTGTGTGTGAGCGAGGCGGAGCGCGCGACCGGCGCGCGCGCCGGGATCGCCGCCCGCTGGGCCGTCGTGCCGAACGGCATCGATCCAGGGCGTTTCCATCCCGCGGCCGTCGACACGGTACGGGCCGCGCTGCTTCCGGACGCCGATCCGGCGGCCCTGCTGGTGGTGTGCGTGGGGCGACTGTGTCGGCAAAAGGGGCAGGACGTCCTGCTGGACGCCTGGCACACCGTGCAGGACCGGGTCCCTGAGGCCCGGCTGGTGCTGGTCGGGGACGGGCCGGACCACGACGAACTCCGCTCCCGCGCATCCAAGTCGGTGGACTTCGCCGGGGCCGTGCCGGATGCCGCGCCCTGGTACCAGGCCGCCGACCTGGTCGTACTGCCCTCGCGCTGGGAAGGCATGGCACTCGCCCCGCTGGAGGCGATGGCCTGCGCACGCCCGGTGGTCCTGACGGACGTGGACGGAGCCCGCGAAAGCCTGCCACCGGCCCTGCGGCCGGCCCGCGGCCCCCTGAAAACCCCCGCCAACCGGGCTCCCGTCTCCACGCCCGGCCCCCCCGGCTCGCGATCGGGCCACCGCAGTCCGGCCACCAGGACCGTCTCGAGCGGCCCCGACTCAGCACCCGGTCGCCCCGGCCCAGGAGCGAGCTCCCGGGATCCGGGCGCCGCCTCCGCGGCGGGCCGCCACGGCGGCCCCGCGTCCGACTCCGGGAGCCCCGCGGCCGTCCCCCGTTGCCTCGTCCCCCCGGGAGATCCGGGAGAACTCGCCGACGCCGTGTCCTCGTTGCTGCTCGATCCGTTGCTCCGTGAGTCGCTCGGGCATCTGGGGCGCCGGCACGTCCTGTCCACGCACGACGTACGGCACACAGCCGAGGCGGTGGCGGACGTGTACCGCGACCTGCTCGGCGGCGTGTCCGACGCTGCCGCCGTGCCCTCCGAGTACAGGGAGTCCATCCACTCGTGA
- the murJ gene encoding murein biosynthesis integral membrane protein MurJ translates to MTVTPPDSPRITHATGPAPHPGTPTNPAGVPAGRSFREASDVPAVPPPTDPWGAQDHTEGWSSGSAPHIVPAGTRTTATPHGPVGSRPSPIPPAPRPGDDQEPAGDPDAATPSGRFLAKAALVTAGLSVAGALLGLVRDQALARLFGAGSEMDAFLVAWTVPEFAATLLIEEGLAFALIPAFSAALARRAQGGPGDPVRALVGATLPRLTLGFVATAVLLIVTAPHLVEALAPGLPHPALAVDCTRLTATCVLGFGLAGYCSAALRAHRRFLAPAAIYVAYNTGIITGMFALGGRWGVRSAAVGVAAGGCLMVAVQLPSLWRQLRRQAATVAVSAPDRARPMEFALVATVLLFALCRQSQVLIERFLASHLPAGAISHLNYAQKVAQMPMVLSLMLCTVTFPVVARALAEGDTERARVRVERDLSLAACIVLLGTAVVIACAPQIVELLFQRGAFTPRDSAATAGVMRVYALGLLGQTLVGVLVRSYFSAGRPTWYPVGAMTAGIVVTAWIGAFTVLTWGVDGIATANAAGITVTAALLLGGMGRGGIPIRTRRVLAELTKPLRAAVVATLAGAFVAHRIAAPVSALAAGCLTATTVFLLLGLALGAQGLDPALHSVRTVTRRLSHGR, encoded by the coding sequence ATGACGGTGACTCCCCCGGACAGCCCGCGGATCACCCACGCCACCGGCCCCGCACCGCACCCCGGGACGCCGACGAACCCGGCGGGGGTACCGGCGGGCCGCTCCTTCAGGGAAGCGTCAGACGTCCCGGCAGTGCCGCCCCCGACGGACCCGTGGGGCGCCCAGGACCACACGGAGGGATGGTCCTCGGGAAGCGCCCCGCACATCGTTCCCGCGGGCACGCGCACCACCGCCACCCCCCACGGCCCCGTCGGCTCCCGACCCTCCCCGATCCCCCCGGCCCCCCGCCCCGGCGACGACCAGGAACCGGCCGGCGACCCCGATGCGGCCACCCCCTCCGGACGGTTTCTCGCCAAGGCCGCTCTCGTCACCGCCGGCCTGTCCGTCGCCGGAGCGTTGCTCGGCCTGGTGCGGGACCAGGCGCTGGCCCGGTTGTTCGGCGCCGGGAGCGAGATGGACGCCTTCCTGGTGGCGTGGACCGTGCCGGAGTTCGCGGCGACCCTGCTGATCGAGGAAGGGCTGGCGTTCGCGCTGATCCCGGCGTTCAGCGCGGCGCTGGCCCGGCGGGCGCAGGGCGGGCCCGGCGACCCCGTCCGCGCTCTGGTCGGCGCCACCCTGCCCCGCCTGACGCTGGGCTTCGTCGCCACGGCCGTCCTGCTCATCGTCACCGCACCGCACCTGGTCGAGGCCCTCGCCCCGGGCCTGCCCCACCCCGCGCTGGCGGTCGACTGCACCCGGCTGACGGCGACCTGCGTGCTCGGTTTCGGGCTGGCCGGCTACTGCAGCGCGGCCCTGCGCGCCCACCGCCGCTTCCTCGCCCCCGCCGCGATCTACGTCGCCTACAACACCGGCATCATCACCGGGATGTTCGCCCTGGGCGGCCGCTGGGGCGTGCGGTCGGCGGCGGTCGGCGTCGCGGCGGGCGGGTGCCTGATGGTCGCCGTACAACTGCCGTCACTGTGGCGGCAGTTGCGCAGGCAGGCGGCGACGGTGGCCGTTTCGGCCCCCGACCGGGCGCGGCCCATGGAGTTCGCCCTCGTGGCCACCGTCCTGCTCTTCGCCCTGTGCCGGCAGTCACAGGTGCTCATCGAGCGGTTCCTCGCCTCCCACCTCCCGGCCGGCGCCATCTCGCACCTGAACTACGCGCAGAAGGTCGCCCAGATGCCGATGGTGCTGTCACTGATGCTGTGCACCGTCACCTTCCCGGTGGTGGCCCGCGCCCTGGCCGAGGGCGACACCGAACGGGCCCGCGTCCGGGTGGAGCGGGACCTGTCGCTGGCCGCGTGCATCGTGCTGCTGGGCACCGCGGTGGTGATCGCCTGCGCCCCGCAGATCGTCGAACTCCTCTTCCAGCGTGGCGCGTTCACCCCCAGGGACTCCGCGGCGACGGCGGGCGTCATGCGCGTGTACGCCCTCGGGCTGCTCGGCCAGACCCTGGTCGGCGTCCTCGTCCGGTCCTACTTCTCCGCGGGCCGCCCCACCTGGTACCCGGTCGGCGCGATGACCGCCGGCATCGTCGTGACGGCCTGGATCGGCGCCTTCACGGTGCTGACGTGGGGTGTCGACGGCATCGCGACCGCCAACGCCGCCGGCATCACCGTCACCGCCGCCCTGCTGCTGGGCGGCATGGGCCGGGGCGGCATCCCGATCCGCACCCGCCGGGTGCTGGCGGAGCTGACCAAGCCGCTGCGCGCCGCGGTGGTGGCGACGCTGGCGGGAGCCTTCGTGGCGCACCGCATCGCCGCCCCCGTGTCCGCCCTCGCCGCCGGCTGCCTCACCGCCACCACGGTCTTCCTCCTGCTCGGCCTGGCTCTCGGCGCCCAAGGCCTCGACCCCGCCCTGCACTCCGTACGCACCGTCACACGAAGGCTCTCGCATGGCCGTTGA
- a CDS encoding O-antigen ligase encodes MSHALSLPRVREWPPVLPVLAVLVLLGLPLTPTGESGAGPADTVSALVVLFCAIRLVRGRRRPLSRTAAVVLGLPVLGLAVAAMGASSPGTGITGLGRYLQIFVLVPAAVLLLIRGRRDFRLLAWSFVGLAVWQGAIGVHQYLTGTGASYQGEDVRAVGTFGPTDVMGMATVVSLGLVCALGLALGRAPVRQRAVAVCCALALLLPLALSFSRGAWIATAATCAVQLVFAGARRALKVSAAAVAAGVILVGGFGVGSAMLRERIDSITRVTDAPDQSVTDRYTMWAAAVGMWREQPLTGVGLKGFPDHRDSHASLALSSGSDTEGAGAAFLKQPLLSPHNMYLLVLAEQGLVGAVALIGSWLALLVCGLRGLWRARVAGTGPDCALIGTGLLVWQLIDFAYADIGGPSTVLTAVVFGTVAWWSLVGADGTGPGARQAPPAVEPALGGAEEATSR; translated from the coding sequence ATGAGCCATGCCCTGTCCCTGCCCCGCGTCCGCGAGTGGCCGCCGGTGCTGCCCGTGCTCGCCGTGCTCGTCCTGCTCGGTCTGCCGCTCACGCCCACCGGGGAGAGCGGCGCGGGCCCCGCCGACACGGTCTCCGCGTTGGTGGTGCTGTTCTGCGCGATCCGTCTCGTACGCGGCCGCCGGCGCCCCCTGTCCCGTACGGCCGCCGTGGTGCTGGGCCTTCCGGTGCTGGGGCTCGCGGTCGCCGCGATGGGGGCGTCCTCGCCGGGCACCGGGATCACCGGTCTCGGCCGTTACCTCCAAATCTTCGTCCTGGTGCCCGCCGCCGTGCTCCTGCTCATCCGCGGCCGTCGTGACTTTCGGCTGCTGGCCTGGTCGTTCGTGGGGCTGGCGGTGTGGCAGGGCGCGATCGGCGTCCACCAGTACCTCACCGGTACCGGCGCCTCGTACCAGGGCGAGGACGTCCGCGCGGTGGGCACCTTCGGGCCGACGGACGTGATGGGCATGGCGACGGTCGTGTCCTTGGGTCTGGTGTGCGCGCTGGGTCTGGCGCTGGGCCGGGCCCCGGTACGGCAGCGGGCCGTCGCCGTGTGCTGCGCGCTCGCGCTGCTCCTCCCGCTCGCCCTGTCCTTCAGCCGCGGGGCGTGGATCGCGACGGCGGCCACCTGCGCGGTGCAGCTGGTGTTCGCGGGGGCGCGGCGGGCGCTGAAGGTGAGCGCCGCAGCGGTCGCCGCCGGGGTGATCCTGGTCGGTGGTTTCGGCGTTGGTTCGGCGATGCTGCGGGAGCGGATCGACAGCATCACGCGGGTCACCGACGCGCCGGACCAGTCCGTGACGGACCGGTACACGATGTGGGCGGCGGCCGTCGGCATGTGGCGCGAACAGCCGCTGACCGGCGTGGGGTTGAAGGGGTTCCCGGACCACCGGGACAGTCACGCCTCACTCGCCCTGTCCTCGGGCAGCGACACGGAGGGTGCGGGCGCGGCGTTCCTCAAGCAGCCGCTGCTGTCCCCGCACAACATGTACCTGCTGGTGCTGGCGGAGCAGGGCCTCGTCGGGGCCGTCGCCCTGATCGGCAGCTGGCTGGCCCTGCTGGTGTGCGGCCTGCGCGGGCTGTGGCGGGCGCGGGTGGCGGGCACGGGGCCGGACTGCGCCCTGATCGGCACGGGCCTGCTCGTCTGGCAGCTCATCGACTTCGCGTACGCGGACATCGGCGGCCCGTCGACGGTGCTGACGGCGGTGGTCTTCGGGACGGTGGCCTGGTGGTCGCTGGTCGGGGCCGACGGGACCGGACCCGGCGCACGGCAGGCACCTCCGGCGGTCGAACCGGCCCTCGGCGGTGCCGAGGAGGCCACGTCACGATGA